CCGTTAGCGGTTGATGATGCGCCCGACTCTTTGCTGGTTCCGATAATGCTGATCGATGCATAGGGAATTGCTTCGTAAGTTTCCGCGTTCATCACTCTACCTTTTACAGTGACTGTCTGCTGTCCCCACGCAGCCGAAATTCCAAAGAATGTAAACAGGACGAATAGGATGCCTTGTATATGTGATTTCATAATGCTTACTTTTTGACTTTTGTATCCTTTTGTTCAAAAAGTTATGCAAATAACAGCTTTATTCTTTAGATAAAAAAGAGGCATTTCTTCGTTTTGACGATTTTATGATATTTCCAGCCAAAATTTCCATGTTATGACATACAAATTGCTGTGTCAGTTAAACGCTACACGTATTTTATCCGTTTGAGTTAACCTATATTGTCTGATTTAAAAAATATTCAAATGCTAAAGGTTAATTCTTTTTTTAGCTAAAAACTTGTGACAATTTTTTTAAATTATAATATATTGAAATACAGTGTTTTAAAATTGTGTATTTCATACAATATGCTAAATTTTCTTTTTTAGTTGCTAAAAATATATCTAGCTTTGTCGCAAAATAAAGCCTATATAATGACAAACGTAATCAGTATTCAATTAGAGGCTCTTGGCATTCGACCAGAAGAGCCAATCTATGTCCAGCTCCCGGTTCCCGAACTAGTGGAACACGCTGTAAAACAAAATCAAGGAACTCTTACGGATAGTGGTGCATTAAGTTTCGCCACCGGAAAATTTACGGGGCGCTCACCAGAGTCCCGTTTTATCGTTAAAGACGAGTTTACTTTCGATCAAGTTAATTGGGGTAAAGTAAACAAAGCGATGACTGTAGAGCTGTTCGATCAACTTCAAGATCGGGTTAGCCGCTATTTATCGCAGATTCCGCTGTATATCCGTTCGGTACAAGCTTGCAACCATAAAGCTTATGCGCAGCAGGTCCTTGTGGTTTGTGAACGTCCCGTTCAAAGCCATTTTGTCGATAACATGTTTATCGAAACAGATATTCAGAAGCAAGAACGCATAGATTGGTCGGTTTTAGTGGCTTCAGATTTACAATTGGAGGATTATGAAGAGCTTGGCTTGCCGACATCTCACTGCGTTGCAGTAGATTTAACGCGCCAGGTAATCCTGATCATCGGTACAGCATATACCGGCGAGATTAAAAAAGGTGTGTTCAGTGCTTTGAATTACTTATTACCATTGAAACACAATGTGCTTACCATGCACTGTTCTGCAAACGTTGGTAAGGATAATGACACTGCTCTATTCTTTGGCCTGTCGGGTACTGGTAAAACGACGCTTTCTTCAGATGAGGGGCGTTACTTAATCGGCGATGATGAGCATGGCTGGGCAGACAACGAAATCTTTAACTTCGAAGGTGGCTGTTATGCAAAAGGTATTGGCCTGACGCATCAACATGAGCCGCAGATTTTCAACGCGATCAAATTTGGCGCATTGATTGAAAATGCGAAATTCAAACCAGGTACTCGCGAGATTGATTATAATGATATCAGCATCACCGAGAACTTACGCGTTTCTTATCCTTTGGAATTTATTGAGAATACAAGCGACAAGAACTGCTGTAATGCACCAAAGCATATTTTCTTTTTAAGTGCAGATGCATTCGGCGTGTTGCCTCCAATTTCCAAGCTGACGCCAGAGCAGGCGATGTTTTACTTCATCAACGGCTATACCGCGAAAGTGGCAGGTACGGAAATGGGCGTAAAAACACCGACGGCAACTTTTTCAGCATGCTTTGGAGCAGCATTTTTACCCTTACATCCGATGCGCTATGCAGAGATGTTGAAACAACGATTAGAAAATCATCAAGATATTCAGGTTTGGTTGGTAAACACCGGCTGGGTAGCGGGGCCATATGGAGTTGGGCGTAGAATCCAATTGGCTTATACCCGTCAGTTAATCCGCAGCGCGATGGAGAATGTCATCGGCGAGGCTGGTTATGAGGTGCACCCAATCTTTGATCTTCAAATGCCTAGGGAATGTCCGGGCGTCCCTTCGGAGCTGTTAAATCCGAAACGTGTATGGGCAAATCAAGAGGGATATGTCGAAATGGCTGAGAAGCTAAAGGGCATGTTTGAAGAAAATTATGTACAGTATGTCAAATTAGAGGAAGCTTAATCGAAAAAAGCGGATAGAATAATGAGTATACAAACATTAGAACAGTTTATTATTGAGCAACAAGCTCAATTTCCAACCGCAAAAGGTGAATTTACCCGTTTGTTGCAGGCAATTTCCCTGGCGGCAAAGATTGTTCATCGCGAAGTGAATAAGGCTGGATTAGCCGATATTCTAGGGAAACAAGGCAATTGCAATGTGCAGGGCGAGGAACAACAAAAGCTTGATGTTTTTGCTGACAACCATTTTATGGATGCGCTTAAACGTGGTGGCGAATGTTGTTATCTAGCTTCAGAAGAGCATGAAGATGGTATCGACTTAACACAGACCAAACGTTATCGTGTAGGAAAATACATGGTCTACTTCGACCCCTTGGATGGTTCTTCCAACATTGACTCGAATGTCTCTGTCGGTACGATTTTCTCCATCTACAAGCGCAAAAGTGCTGAAGGAGAGGTGCAAGCGATAGACTTCGCGCAAACTGGCCGCGAGCAGGTAGCTGCTGGCTATGTGATCTACGGCTCGTCGACCGTATTGGTTTATACCACTGGAAAGGGAGTCGATGGCTTTACCCTAGATCCGTCTATTGGTGAATTCTGCCTGTCACATCCTGGTTTGACCATCCCAAAAGACGGTCGTGTGTACTCTGTAAACGAGAGCAATTACAATCAGTTCTCTTCCGCAATTAAGCATTACTTACAATTTTGCAAGGAAATAGATCCAAAGACAAGTAGACCGTATTCATCGCGTTATATCGGTTCTCTAGTGGCTGATTTCCATCGCAACATGATACAAGGCGGGATATTTCTTTATCCAAGCACCGTACAATATCCGAACGGAAAACTACGCTTAATGTATGAATGTAATCCTTTAGCCTTCATCGCCGAACAAGCTGGAGGAAAGGCATCTACAGGCGTTGCACCCATCATGGATATCGAACCTAAAGAACTACACCAAAGAACACCATTGATCATCGGTAGTGAAAAGATGGTCGAAATGGTAGAAAAGTACATCCACGAATATGCAGACGTGGAGCCAACTTTGGTATAGCTTTTTTTAGTAGTTAGTATTTAGTATTAAGTAATTAGACCTATGTCGTCATTTCTAGTTTATAAAAACTGGAAATGATGATAGTAGGTCTAATTTTTTTTGTCCTGTTAAGGGAAAGGATATGGGGTACAATAGCGGGGAACTTGCTTTAGAATAGGAATATGAGCTGTTTTGAACCAAGAAAGGAAGGATTTTAAAGATGAGCAGGATCTTGTTAATCCTTGAATCCTTTTTTTCCTGGTTCAAGACAACCTTCCCTTCTTGTTTAAACCAAAAGTTCAGACTTAATATAAATCCAAATCATCCCTTTCCAAGTCTAAAAGGCGGACATAGGTCTAAACTCTAACATCTGACATTTAATATCTAACCCCAAATACCAGCCCTAGGTCTTAATACTAACTACTAAATACTAACTACTATCCTTATATTTGACTATGAAACACCTATTCACCCTCCTCAGTTTGCTGGCAATACAAGGCTTGTATGCACAGCAAAACATATCCTCATTCTTTTCTGGAACATGGAAAGTAGAGGGCAAAGAATTGTATGAACATTGGGATAGGCTTTCTGATGATCATCTGAAAGGCTTTTCATATGGGTTCTCAGAAGGTAAGGGGATCTCAACAATCGAATATATCGACCTGAAGGCAACAAATGGAAAACTCATTTTCGAGGCGAATGTAATCGGTCAGAATGATGGGAAAGCAATACAGTTCGAAGGCAGCAGCGGTAAAGATTATTATATTTTTTTAAACCCTGAACATGATTTTCCTAAGAAGATTTTATATAAGAAATTTAGTGAGGATACCATGCACGTCGCAATTGGAGCAGGAGGGAAGGAGTACACTTTTAATATGATTCGTCAAGTAACTACGGGCAATCATACATCAACCGCCATTGTAGATACAACTTATGATGAAGCTTTAGCACAGAAATTAAACGCCGACGAGCGTGGGATGAAATCCTATTTCTTTGTGGTCCTGAAGACTGGAACTAATCAAACCAAAGATAAGAACCTAATCAATGAAAGCTTTACAGGACACATGGCAAACATAAATCGCCTTGTAAATGAAGATAAATTAATTGTTGCAGGTCCGTTCGGAAAGAATCAGGATAATTACCGCGGACTATTTATTTTCCATAATGTCGCCAATGAATCAGAATTAGCGATTATCCTGAAGACAGATCCGGCTATTAAAAATAGTCTATTGGATTTTAAGATTTACCCTTGGTGCGGATCGGCAGCACTGCCTATGTATCTGCCTTTTTCAAAGAAAATAAGTCGATAATTTTTGTAGTAGATAGTATTTAGTAGTTAGTATTAAGACCTATAGCGTCCTTATCAAACATCTAAGATAATATAGACATTAGATAAAGGTCCTTCTGCTTGCGCATCAAAGTCTAATATCTAATGTCTTATATCTAATCTCTACTACTAAATTCCCATTTCTTTTAAGATAAACTGTGCATTATCGATCTTATCAGCGATCCATAATACATAGCGGATATCGACACCGATGGAGCGGCTGTAGCTTTCGTTCCATGCGAAGTCGTTGATGGTTGCGTCGTAGGCACGGTCGAAGTTAACCCCGATTAATTCACCATGTGCATTCATGATTGGCGATCCGGAGTTTCCACCGGTAGTATCCATATTGTATAGGATATTTACAGGCACATCGTTGATTTCTTTTTTGAAATAGTTGCCGAAGTTCTTGTCTAACCAGTTTTGCTTAATAGCTTGTGGATAAGCAAATTCAGGAGCACCTGAGTTGCCTTTCTCGATTAGCCCTCGTACCGTGGTGAATGGCTCCATGTACGTAGCATCAACTGGGCTATATCCTTTGATATTTCCGAAAGTCAAGCGAAGCGTAGAGTTCGCATCCGGGATAAAGTTCTTCGATTGGAATTGCTCTTTAACCGCTACATAATCTGCCATCAGTTTATTCAAATTTCCTTCACGACGTTTCTGCTCATCGCGGAATGGAGCAGTCTCCTTGTACAAGTCATCTTGGAATTTCAACAATTCGTCATTGTAGGCCATCAGTGTTGATGCATTCTTCAATACAGTGCTTACAAAATTGTCCATGTTGTTCATCGCAGACTTGTCAATTGCTGATTGAATATAGTTAGCAGCGTCCTGTTGCGATTTAAAGTTTCTTGCCTGTACAAACGCAATACTGTTTGCTCCGTTCAATTGGTATGCTTGCTCAAACATATGTCCGCCTATAGTTTTATCAACCGCTAAGTTGTAACCTTCGTATAGAGGAGCTAATTGTTTCTTAAACTGATCTATGTTGACTTTAAAGAGTTCTTCGCGTTTCGCAGTTGAAAGCTCTTTTCCTAACGCCTCTTTAAATGAGTTCACCAAGCTAGAAACTTGTAATAAACGGATTCCAGAATAGATATTGTTATACCATAGTTCTTTCTCCGCATCCGCAAATACGATATCGTAATGCTGATCGATATCCGACATCAGCGTACCGTACTTCTGTTTTAACTCCGGCTTGCTATTGATGAAGTCTAACAAAGCTTTATCTTCCGCTTCTTTGGTATTGATAAGGTCGATGTTTCTTAAGCCTTTCAATTTACCACGGTAGTTTTTCATTACGTTCGCGTTGCGTTTTATACGTGTTGCTAAGGCTAGTTCCGTTGCTTTATCATCCTTACCAGCAAGAAGCATTTGTTGATTCTGATAATCGTAGAGTTCTGAAGTATATGGTAATAAGAACTTCTGTTGGTATTCAATATATTGCGCAGGGCGATGACGGAACGTACGTCCTGGATAACCTAGGATAAATACGAAGTCGTTTTCATTAACTCCCTTAGGATTTACTTTTAAGTGTTTCTTTGGAGTGTAAGGAACATTATCTTTTGAATATTTTGCAGATTTACCATCCGGCGCAACATACGCTCTCAAGAAGGAGAAATCCCCTGTATGTCTTGGCCATACCCAGTTGTCCGTTTCGCCTCCGAATTCCCCAATATCCTGACGTGGGATATATACTAAACGAACATCCTCAATAGTCTTGTATTTGAAAAGGACGTAGCTCTTTCCTATAAACATTTCAGAAACCTCAGCTTTAATCGTAGGGTCATCAGCTTCTGCAGCTTTCGCCAACTCTACACGCTTTTTATTGATTAAGTCAATACGCTGGATAGGATCCGTGATATTAGCAACAGCATCAAGAACTTGTTTTGATACATCTTCGTAAGAGTCTGTAATACGTATAGTTAGTCCTTTCGCTTCTATCTCTTGCTCGTGCGAATTTGCGACAAAGCCGTTCTGCAAATAGTTATGCTCTGGTGTTGATGCTAATTGAACCGCAGAGAAGGCACAGTGATGGTTGGTGATGATTAATCCTGTTCTAGAGACGAAAGATCCCGTACAGCCACTAACCTGCACAAGGGCGTCCACCAAACCAATCTGTCCCGGATTGTAAATATCTTTTTCACTAATCTTTAGACCCGCTTTTTTCAATCCCGCACGGCTCAATTCACTAAGAGGGAACATCCCTTCATCAGGAATGGTTGCCGAGAAGTTGAATGTTCCGAGCGCTAGCGCCGAGAGCAAGACTCCCGTCTTTAACATATTCATCATAATCATTGTATTTGTTTCAGTCCAAAAATACAAAATGTTTTTGTGAGGGTTGAATCATTTTAGGTATCTGAGAAAGTGTTTCTATATTTGCATATAATATGAGAGAGCGCTTGCTAAAAAGACTAGAGTATATCAATCAATGGCGGATGAAGAAGATTTCCAATCGGAACTTCTTGGTAGTGTTAGCTTTTGTGGTGGGTATAGTTGGCGGATTAGCGGCTGCATTGTTGAAAGGAATGACTCATTTTATTGCATCCTCCTTACAGGATGATGTGGAATGGCATTATAAATACTCACTCTATCTAATATTTCCGTTAATAGGTATTTTCTTAAGTGTACTCTTCGTACGGAAATTCTTACGAGGCAAGAAACTAGAACACGGTATCACGCCGATTATCTATTCTATCTCCCGAAAATCTAGCCGGATTGATTTTCACAACATCTATTCGCAGATTGTCACGAGTGCTTTAACTGTAGGATTTGGTGGGTCATCAGGATTGGAGGCGCCGATTGCTTACTCTGGGTCGGCAATTGGATCCAACATCGGGCGTTTCTTTGGCTTGAGCTATAAGGAGATCACGATGTTGCTAGCCTGCGGTGCTGCAGCCGGTATTTCCGGTGCATTCAATAGCCCGGTCGCTGGGATGATCTTTGCAATCGAAATTCTCCTTCCGGAATTTTCTATCCCTGCGTTCATCCCTTTATTGATTTCAGCTGCGCTAGCATCAGTGATTTCCAAACTCTTATATAGCGAGCCTCTTTTCCATACAGCAACCACAGGTTGGGAAGTAGACGCCTTATTCTTTTACTTGTTATTAGCTGTTATTATAGGCGTTTATACCGTCTATTTTTCGAAGATATCCCAATGGGTGAAGGATTGGTTCGCCAGTATTAAAAATCCTTATAATAAAGTCTGGATAAGCGGTGTATCGCTTGGGATTTTAATCTTTATCTTCCCGGCGCTTTATGGTGAAGGATACATCACCATCCAACAGATATTGGATGGCCGTTTTGATGCTATTGTAAAGAATAGCTTATTCGCCGATTATAAAGATATGGCCTGGGTAGTCATCTGCTATACCGTGCTGACTCTATTTGCCAAGTCTATTGCTTCGCTATTTACCATCAATGGCGGTGGTAATGGTGGTGTATTCGGACCTAGTCTTGTGATGGGTGGATTAATCGGTTTCGCATTCGCATTCGGCATGAATCAGCTCGGCGTTGTACAGTTGAACGTCCCTAACTTTGTGATGGCAGGGATGGCTGGCGCCTTAGCAGGCGTAATGCATGCCCCTTTAACAGGAATATTCTTGATTGCAGAGATCACCGGTGGATACACCCTCATGGTGCCCCTGATGTTGGTTGCGTCTATATCCTATTTTATCAACAGAGCGGTGATGAAGCACTCCATCTACACTAAAGTATTAGCGGAATCGGGCGACTTGCTGTCTTATGAGGATAAGGATCGTACGGTGCTTAGTATGATGAAATTACGCTATGTCTTGGAGACTAACTTTGTTGTACTAAAACCAGAAGAGACGCCCTTAGACCGCCAATCTGATATTATCCATTCTAAACGTAATATCTTTCCAATCGTAGATGATTCAGGAAAGCTTTTAGGTATTATCTATAGCGAGCGCCTATTCTCCATACTACTTGCTGAGCAGGAAGGCAAGGACAAGAACTTCGCTGTCTTAGCCCAGAAACCCAATGATATTATCCTAGAAAACGAGAATATGGAAGTCGTGATGACGAAAATGAATCGTGATGATGTATGGATACTGCCGGTCGTAAATAAAGACGACCAATATCTAGGTTTTGTATCGAAGTCTTCCGTATTCAATAAGTATAGAGGGCTTCTCGTTCGTCAAGGAATGTATTTGGAGTAACAAGATTAACCAACAACCTTTAATCTAGCTTAGCAATTGCTTTTTGTATTGAAGCCTTCCCTTAATAGGCCTCTGAACTTTACGCTACATCGTCCCATACCTTGTACACAATCGTATTCAAGCGACTGTTTATTACTCCTTTGAACAAATAAGCTACTTTTTCCAACTATTTAACGCTATCGTTTGTCTAAGGTATTAGATGCATTGAAAACCAGTGTTTTAACACGAATACAATCTATTAATCCCAATTTCTTAACTATAAAATAATATGTTAACAAATGTTAAACGGTACAATAATTGTTAAATAGTACGTTAATAAGAGGGGAGTGTAATAAAAATATTACGAAGGAAGAATTAAACATATACAATTACTGTGAAGAAACTAAATTTATCATTTTTAAAAGGAACGCTCGTATTGTTCAGTTCATTAAGTATCTTATCAAGCTGTTCAGAGAGCAAATCAAAAGAAAAAGAATCCAACAAAGCATTAGCATTACCAGTTTACACGGTATCCCGCGACAATGCGGTTACTGTGAAAGATTATCTGGGTACTATCGAAGGTAAGGTGAATGTCGATGTCCGTCCGCAAGTGGAAGGGCTATTGCAGGAAATCTATGTCGATGAGGGTGCCTTTGTGCAAAAAGGGCAGAAGCTATTCAAGATAGACCCATCGTTTTATCAAGAGGATTTAAATAATTCTGTAGCGAGTCAACAGGTCGCTCGTGCGAAGCTAAAAAACGCGCAGTTAGAAGTAGATCGTTTGAAGCCATTGGTAGATAACGAGGTTATCTCCGAAGTTCGTTTAGCATCGGCACAGGCAGATTATCAAGTTGCTAAAGCTACATTAGATCAAGCAAACGCAGAAGTCCGCTCCGCGCAGTTATCTAAAGACTTCACTGTTGTTACAGCGCCGGTTAGTGGATATATCGGACGTATTCCGAAACGTATCGGTAACTTAGTGTCAAAGGGCGATAAAGAGCCTTTAACCTACCTTTCTGATGTTCAAGAAATCTACGTTTATTTCGCGATGAACGAATCTGATTTCCTCTACTTTTCCAAAGCGCAGGCGAGGAAGGATAGTATCGAAGGACGCAAATACGATAAACTCAAAAAACTAACTTTCCCGGATGTTACGCTAGTACTCGCCGACGGAGAGGACTATAAATACAAAGGCACAGTTGACGCTGTGAATGGACAAGTCGATCGTACTACGGGGGCTATTTCATTACGTGCATCCTTTGCTAACCCAGACAACATCCTGCGTTCAGGAAGTACAGGTACCTTAAAAATCTCAGAAGTTAAGGACCATGTAATCCAGATTCCACAGGTCGCAACAAGCGAGCTGCAGGACAAGACCTTTGTTTTTGTTGTAGACAAGAACAATACGGCTCAGCGTCGCAATATCAAAGTTGCCGGTAAGAGTAAGGATAACTACATTGTGTCAGAGGGATTGCAAGAAGGTGACCGTGTTATTTTAAGTGGTTTTGATAAGCTAACAGACGGTTCAGCCATTATCCCAATCGAACAAAAGAAGTAAGAATACTCAAGACTTATACAAGCTATTTCTACCGCTCGCCAGAGCGGTAGGATAGTATCGTCTATCTAAATATTTTATATGTTAAAGACATTCGTAAATCGACCCGTCCTGGCTACGGTTGTATCTATCATATTAGTTATTCTCGGATTAGTGGGGATGAAATTGCTACCTGTGACGCGATTTCCTGAAATTGCGCCGCCTTCAGTAGTGGTATCGTTGAGTTATCCGGGCGCGACTGCAGAAACGGTCGCAAAGAGTGTACTCTTACCCATCGAAGAAGCCATCAATGGGGTAGAGAACATGACCTATATACGCTCTACAGCATCCAACTCCGGTTCCGGTAATGTGACGGTTTATTTTAAAACAGGAACTAACCCTGATGTAGCCTCAGTAAACGTCCAAACGCGTATTTCTAAGGCCATCAGTTCTATTCCAGCCGAAGTAAATGAAGCTGGTATCACCACGATGCCGAGGCAGAGTGGGGTTATCATGACGATCAACCTATTCTCTGATCATCGCGATAGCATCTATGATGAGACCTTTTTGCAGGCATACGCACAGATCAACTTGATGCGCCCCTTACTTCGTGTGGATGGAGTCGCTCAAGTATCCCGCCTGGGAGCGCGTGACTACGCCATGCGTCTATGGTTAAATCCCGAGAAGCTTGCACTTTATAATTTAGTGCCAAAAGACGTGACTGATGCGATCAAAGATCAAAACTTTGAAATTGCACCAGGTAAGTTCGGGGAGACCTCCGATGAAGCCTTCGAAACAGTGATCAAACATAAGGGGCGTTTCACACAGCCTGAAGAGTTCCAAAACGTCGTCATCAAAACCAATAAAGATGGTTCGGTATTATACCTCAAAGATGTCGCTCGTGTTGAGTTCGGCGCGACCAACCTAAACTCGGACAACAAAGTCGATGGGCATCCCGGCTTAACGTTGAACTTAACGCAGACCAGTGGATCCAACGCCCATGATATCGATGTGGAAGTCCGTAAAGTTCTGGAAGAACAAGCAAAAACATTCCCTAAGGGTAT
The DNA window shown above is from Sphingobacterium hotanense and carries:
- the pckA gene encoding phosphoenolpyruvate carboxykinase (ATP); translation: MTNVISIQLEALGIRPEEPIYVQLPVPELVEHAVKQNQGTLTDSGALSFATGKFTGRSPESRFIVKDEFTFDQVNWGKVNKAMTVELFDQLQDRVSRYLSQIPLYIRSVQACNHKAYAQQVLVVCERPVQSHFVDNMFIETDIQKQERIDWSVLVASDLQLEDYEELGLPTSHCVAVDLTRQVILIIGTAYTGEIKKGVFSALNYLLPLKHNVLTMHCSANVGKDNDTALFFGLSGTGKTTLSSDEGRYLIGDDEHGWADNEIFNFEGGCYAKGIGLTHQHEPQIFNAIKFGALIENAKFKPGTREIDYNDISITENLRVSYPLEFIENTSDKNCCNAPKHIFFLSADAFGVLPPISKLTPEQAMFYFINGYTAKVAGTEMGVKTPTATFSACFGAAFLPLHPMRYAEMLKQRLENHQDIQVWLVNTGWVAGPYGVGRRIQLAYTRQLIRSAMENVIGEAGYEVHPIFDLQMPRECPGVPSELLNPKRVWANQEGYVEMAEKLKGMFEENYVQYVKLEEA
- the fbp gene encoding class 1 fructose-bisphosphatase; this translates as MMSIQTLEQFIIEQQAQFPTAKGEFTRLLQAISLAAKIVHREVNKAGLADILGKQGNCNVQGEEQQKLDVFADNHFMDALKRGGECCYLASEEHEDGIDLTQTKRYRVGKYMVYFDPLDGSSNIDSNVSVGTIFSIYKRKSAEGEVQAIDFAQTGREQVAAGYVIYGSSTVLVYTTGKGVDGFTLDPSIGEFCLSHPGLTIPKDGRVYSVNESNYNQFSSAIKHYLQFCKEIDPKTSRPYSSRYIGSLVADFHRNMIQGGIFLYPSTVQYPNGKLRLMYECNPLAFIAEQAGGKASTGVAPIMDIEPKELHQRTPLIIGSEKMVEMVEKYIHEYADVEPTLV
- a CDS encoding DUF6265 family protein is translated as MKHLFTLLSLLAIQGLYAQQNISSFFSGTWKVEGKELYEHWDRLSDDHLKGFSYGFSEGKGISTIEYIDLKATNGKLIFEANVIGQNDGKAIQFEGSSGKDYYIFLNPEHDFPKKILYKKFSEDTMHVAIGAGGKEYTFNMIRQVTTGNHTSTAIVDTTYDEALAQKLNADERGMKSYFFVVLKTGTNQTKDKNLINESFTGHMANINRLVNEDKLIVAGPFGKNQDNYRGLFIFHNVANESELAIILKTDPAIKNSLLDFKIYPWCGSAALPMYLPFSKKISR
- a CDS encoding S46 family peptidase, producing the protein MNMLKTGVLLSALALGTFNFSATIPDEGMFPLSELSRAGLKKAGLKISEKDIYNPGQIGLVDALVQVSGCTGSFVSRTGLIITNHHCAFSAVQLASTPEHNYLQNGFVANSHEQEIEAKGLTIRITDSYEDVSKQVLDAVANITDPIQRIDLINKKRVELAKAAEADDPTIKAEVSEMFIGKSYVLFKYKTIEDVRLVYIPRQDIGEFGGETDNWVWPRHTGDFSFLRAYVAPDGKSAKYSKDNVPYTPKKHLKVNPKGVNENDFVFILGYPGRTFRHRPAQYIEYQQKFLLPYTSELYDYQNQQMLLAGKDDKATELALATRIKRNANVMKNYRGKLKGLRNIDLINTKEAEDKALLDFINSKPELKQKYGTLMSDIDQHYDIVFADAEKELWYNNIYSGIRLLQVSSLVNSFKEALGKELSTAKREELFKVNIDQFKKQLAPLYEGYNLAVDKTIGGHMFEQAYQLNGANSIAFVQARNFKSQQDAANYIQSAIDKSAMNNMDNFVSTVLKNASTLMAYNDELLKFQDDLYKETAPFRDEQKRREGNLNKLMADYVAVKEQFQSKNFIPDANSTLRLTFGNIKGYSPVDATYMEPFTTVRGLIEKGNSGAPEFAYPQAIKQNWLDKNFGNYFKKEINDVPVNILYNMDTTGGNSGSPIMNAHGELIGVNFDRAYDATINDFAWNESYSRSIGVDIRYVLWIADKIDNAQFILKEMGI
- a CDS encoding chloride channel protein, whose product is MRERLLKRLEYINQWRMKKISNRNFLVVLAFVVGIVGGLAAALLKGMTHFIASSLQDDVEWHYKYSLYLIFPLIGIFLSVLFVRKFLRGKKLEHGITPIIYSISRKSSRIDFHNIYSQIVTSALTVGFGGSSGLEAPIAYSGSAIGSNIGRFFGLSYKEITMLLACGAAAGISGAFNSPVAGMIFAIEILLPEFSIPAFIPLLISAALASVISKLLYSEPLFHTATTGWEVDALFFYLLLAVIIGVYTVYFSKISQWVKDWFASIKNPYNKVWISGVSLGILIFIFPALYGEGYITIQQILDGRFDAIVKNSLFADYKDMAWVVICYTVLTLFAKSIASLFTINGGGNGGVFGPSLVMGGLIGFAFAFGMNQLGVVQLNVPNFVMAGMAGALAGVMHAPLTGIFLIAEITGGYTLMVPLMLVASISYFINRAVMKHSIYTKVLAESGDLLSYEDKDRTVLSMMKLRYVLETNFVVLKPEETPLDRQSDIIHSKRNIFPIVDDSGKLLGIIYSERLFSILLAEQEGKDKNFAVLAQKPNDIILENENMEVVMTKMNRDDVWILPVVNKDDQYLGFVSKSSVFNKYRGLLVRQGMYLE
- a CDS encoding efflux RND transporter periplasmic adaptor subunit; this translates as MKKLNLSFLKGTLVLFSSLSILSSCSESKSKEKESNKALALPVYTVSRDNAVTVKDYLGTIEGKVNVDVRPQVEGLLQEIYVDEGAFVQKGQKLFKIDPSFYQEDLNNSVASQQVARAKLKNAQLEVDRLKPLVDNEVISEVRLASAQADYQVAKATLDQANAEVRSAQLSKDFTVVTAPVSGYIGRIPKRIGNLVSKGDKEPLTYLSDVQEIYVYFAMNESDFLYFSKAQARKDSIEGRKYDKLKKLTFPDVTLVLADGEDYKYKGTVDAVNGQVDRTTGAISLRASFANPDNILRSGSTGTLKISEVKDHVIQIPQVATSELQDKTFVFVVDKNNTAQRRNIKVAGKSKDNYIVSEGLQEGDRVILSGFDKLTDGSAIIPIEQKK